In uncultured Bacteroides sp., the DNA window GAAAAAACATATGCTTCCAACGTTGTAAAGTATATCTCGAATGTAAACGGATTGACGAATAACTCGGTGAATTGTATTCTGGAAGATTCGGAACATACTATCTGGGTAGGCACATGGGACGGACTAAATGCGTACAACGGACGGGATATACTTACGTTCAGATATAACAAAAACAACCCGAGTTCTATCAGCAACAATATAATCAGGCAACTCATTGAGCAAAATCAGGATATATGGATTACGACGGACAATGGCATTAATAAGTTAAATAAAAGAACGCATCAGGTTACAAGATATTATCTGCAAACAGGCAACCAAATTCCGAACCAGGAAAAGTCGTTCATACTAGGGAAGAGCAGTCAGGGAACTATTATTTGTCTGGTAAAGGGGATTGGATTCTTTAGTTATAATACCACAAGTGATGCTTTCAAGCTGATCAATACAAAGCTGGCAAACAAAGTTAAAGACTTTCTCATCAATCAGTCCGATCAGATTTTATTTCTATTGACAGATGGAAAAGTGGTACATTTGAACAACAAAGAACTGACTTCGGATATTCAGGCCTCCGATTTACAAAAGCTGAATATCAACACTACAGTCAACAAGATATTTCTTTCGGGCAATCGCTTTATCTTAAACAGTAAAAATACCCTCTCTATTCTCCACCCGGACTTCACGGTGGATAAGGAGATAAAGCCGGATATACAAAAAAACATATCAGAAGTAAAGCTAATGGGGAAACAGCTTTACATAGGCTTTATAGAAGGTAGTTGCATCCGCTACAATCTGGAGAAAGACGACTATTCTTATTGGGAGGAACTTCCTCGTCAGCTTTCGGTATTTACACTATACCCGGGTAGCCAGAACATCTTGTGGATAGGAACAGACGGACAGGGATTGATACAGCTCTATCATTACAATTCGTTGTTCACAACAATTCATACCACCCACCCTGTGAGAAGTTTCTGTGAAGACAGCAAGGGGCGCATCTTGGTGGGCACAAAAGGAAGCGGCATTAAACTTTTAGATACATCGGCCAGGCAACTCACTGATTTTTTGAGTGAAGCCGACGGGCTGATATCGAACTCCGTATATGCTCTAAAAAGGAATAGTGCGAATGACCTGTTTATCGGTACCGAAGGAGCAGGCATTAATATTTTAGATGGAAAGGCGGGCAAACTGGGAAAGCTTAAGATACCGGAAAAGTATCCTGTCTTTAAAGCTGTATACAGTATCTATTTCACCAACAACGATTCTTTGTTATGGCTTGGTACTTCAGGGTACGGACTCATAAAGATGAACATAAGTAAAGAGAACGGTACGTATAAAGTGAATGGATTCAGACAATACACTTCCGGAGATAAAAACAAATCGCTGAATAATGATGTGGTGTATGCCGTTACATCCAGCACAGACAACCGCTCTCTCTGGTTTGGAACAAGAGGAGGAGGACTGAGCCAAATTGACATGCTGGATAATAGTATTAAGGAAACTGACAGTAATATTCTACTAACAAACAATGATATATTGTGCTTGCAAAGAGAGGGCAACGATATATGGATAGGTACAAGTTACGGACTTAACAGGCTCGAAATCTCGGGATATGAACATAAGTTGGTGCAGTATGCCGACGAGAAGTTGAACAATAAAACAATACACGGGATACTGAAGGATGCTAATGGGAACATATGGATTAGCACGAATCAGGGATTGTCTTGCCTGAATGTGAAGAGTAACAAAATAAACAATTACACGCTGAATGACGGTTTGCAAAACGACGAATTCTCTGACGGGGCTTATTTCAAAGACAGTAACGACATGTTATACTTTGGCGGGGTAAGCGGACTAAACTATTTTGATCCGAAGAATATCCATTTACGTAATTTCAATGCTCCACTCACGTTGAGTAACCTGAAAATCTATAATACGCCGCAAGATCTGAACAAACGCATCAGTGCGGGAGTATTAAAGTTAAGCTACGAAGAAAGGTTTGTGACGTTCACTTTCCTCACAAAAGATTTTATTAATAACGAGAATTGTGAATACGCTTACCGCTTAAAGAATCACTCCGATGAGTGGGTGGAGATGGGAAACAACCCCAATATTATCTTTACTCAACTTCCTCCGGGCAAATATGTACTCGAAGTAAAAAGCAGTAATGGCGATAAAGTTTGGGGGCATAACATTTACAGGCTGACTATCAGGGTAGGTTACCCATGGTGGCTAAGCATGCCGGCATTGCTCATTTACGGACTTTTGTGCGTTATCATCCTGTTCGTTACAAGATCTGTCATCAGAAACCGCATCAGGATGAGCCGACAAATATTCATCACGGAAACGGAGAAGCGGCATGAACAAAAAATATATGAGTCTAAGCTCAACTTCTTTGCCAATGTGGCACACGAGTTCTTTACTCCTCTCACCTTGATTTATACTCCCGCTCAACATCTATTGGAGCAAGTTAAGATGGATGCGGATACCCGCAAGTATCTGGAAATAATAAAGAACAATGCAGAACGCATGCAGAAGTTGATTAGTGAATTAATGGATTTCACCAAGATAAAGCCGGGAGAGGTCAACCTGAAACCTGAAAAGATAGAGGTGAAGGCTCTGATAGAGTATGCATCCGGCAACTATGTGGATATATTGAAAGAGAATAGAATAGAATTCAAAGTAGATATGCATGATGTCGGTGAGCTGTTTTCTGACCGCAATGCCCTCGAAAAGATCATCTTCAACCTTCTCTCGAATGCCTTTAAATATACTTCCAAAGGCGGATATATTCATCTGGAAGTGGTGCAGCAATCTAACCGGGATAATCTGCTGCAATTGACAATAAGGAACTCCTGCAAGGGGCTCACGGAGCAACAAATGGCAGAGATATTTAATAAATATAAGATTTTCGACATGCCCAGA includes these proteins:
- a CDS encoding two-component regulator propeller domain-containing protein, with amino-acid sequence MKKLFGIEISCMLLILFATPEKTYASNVVKYISNVNGLTNNSVNCILEDSEHTIWVGTWDGLNAYNGRDILTFRYNKNNPSSISNNIIRQLIEQNQDIWITTDNGINKLNKRTHQVTRYYLQTGNQIPNQEKSFILGKSSQGTIICLVKGIGFFSYNTTSDAFKLINTKLANKVKDFLINQSDQILFLLTDGKVVHLNNKELTSDIQASDLQKLNINTTVNKIFLSGNRFILNSKNTLSILHPDFTVDKEIKPDIQKNISEVKLMGKQLYIGFIEGSCIRYNLEKDDYSYWEELPRQLSVFTLYPGSQNILWIGTDGQGLIQLYHYNSLFTTIHTTHPVRSFCEDSKGRILVGTKGSGIKLLDTSARQLTDFLSEADGLISNSVYALKRNSANDLFIGTEGAGINILDGKAGKLGKLKIPEKYPVFKAVYSIYFTNNDSLLWLGTSGYGLIKMNISKENGTYKVNGFRQYTSGDKNKSLNNDVVYAVTSSTDNRSLWFGTRGGGLSQIDMLDNSIKETDSNILLTNNDILCLQREGNDIWIGTSYGLNRLEISGYEHKLVQYADEKLNNKTIHGILKDANGNIWISTNQGLSCLNVKSNKINNYTLNDGLQNDEFSDGAYFKDSNDMLYFGGVSGLNYFDPKNIHLRNFNAPLTLSNLKIYNTPQDLNKRISAGVLKLSYEERFVTFTFLTKDFINNENCEYAYRLKNHSDEWVEMGNNPNIIFTQLPPGKYVLEVKSSNGDKVWGHNIYRLTIRVGYPWWLSMPALLIYGLLCVIILFVTRSVIRNRIRMSRQIFITETEKRHEQKIYESKLNFFANVAHEFFTPLTLIYTPAQHLLEQVKMDADTRKYLEIIKNNAERMQKLISELMDFTKIKPGEVNLKPEKIEVKALIEYASGNYVDILKENRIEFKVDMHDVGELFSDRNALEKIIFNLLSNAFKYTSKGGYIHLEVVQQSNRDNLLQLTIRNSCKGLTEQQMAEIFNKYKIFDMPRPGNSVSNGIGLNLTKNLTELLGGEIKVSSELGKYVEFSVAIPPLSAVANNLLTDANEPSVKEMEQVKELKPRQDTVILIVEDENNIRELLKDVLSDYIIQEAGDGIEALSYIERNHPDLIISDIIMPRMDGFSLISHLKSDPKTSYIPIINISAKVSIEDQINAYNHGADAYITKPFHPKHVISAIENLLSRQALLKNYFNSSLSSIKLKDGIVLYPEDEKLIKDVTEFVKDNIDDEKLTPATIAEFVGVSKATLYRKFKELSDKTPSEFVRNLRLDHAARLLRTSKLTVSEIMFQSGFSNKSYFYREFLKLFGQSPKDYRNQ